Below is a window of bacterium DNA.
CGACGAGGAGGGGCTTCCACTCCTGTTCACCTTCCTGGCCGGCCACGATATCGGCCTGGACGACGAGGCGATGGGCGCGCTCGGCGACCTCTTCGACCGGCTCGGCGGGGAGACGGTGGAGGGGCTCCTGGCACACCCAGAGCCCGAGGCGCGCCGGCTCGTAGTCTGGTATCTGGCCCGGCGGGGGGAGCCCGGCGACCGGGAGCTCGTCGAGGCGGCCCTGGGCGACATCAACCTGTTGGTAAACGTGGCCGCGGCCGAGGGGCTCGGGCTCATGGGTGATCCCGCCTCCGCCCCGGTCCTCCTGGCCGCCTTCAAAGAAACCTTCGAGCCCTACTACGCCTCCCGCAAGGACCTGAGCTTCAACGAGCGCAACGTGAACCTCTTGCGCCGGACCATCGAGGACGCCTTCTTCGCCCTGGGCGTGGACCCGGGAAACGTCACCGCGGGAGCGGTCGCCCACGTTGACGAGGTCGAGGTCGTCGAGGAGACCCCGCCCGAGCGGATGAAGGTTGCCGCCGACGCCCTACGCCTGCGCGACGCCCCCTCAACCGCCACCGGGGTGAAAATCGGCCTCCTCTCCGCGGGTGAGGTGGTGGAGGTGCTGGAGGTTTCCGGCGACTGGGCCCGGGTCCGGACCGTCGCCGGCCTGACCGGCTGGGCCTGCATCCGGCTCGAGGGCGAGACGTTCCTCGTCCCCACCGACGAGCCGCTGGTCCCCGAGGAAATACCCGTGGAGCCTGAGATGCCCGACGCGGAATAACGCCGTCCGTCACCATTAAAAAAAGCGGACCCGCGGGGGTCCGCCTGTTTACGCCGATGAGGGGTCACTTCCGGGCGCCCTCGGGCTGGTTGAAGATGAAGTACACCAGCACGGTGCGCACCTGGTCGTCGAGCTGGGCCTCGTTGTGGAAGGTGGTGTAGCCCACCTTGCCCGCGCCGTAGGAGAAGTCCACCATCAGCGGCGCGTCTTCCGCCGAGCCGTCGTAATACTCGATGTCGCCCTGGAGGAGGACCTCGGTCCCCGGACCGGCATCCAGGATGACCGCCCAACAGCCCAGGTTGTAATAAATATCCACGGTGTGGCTGCCCAGGTAGTCCTCGAGCTCTTGGCGCATGACTTCGCCGGTGACGGTGCCCTCTTCGCCCCACAGGGGTCCACCGTCCCCTTCCAGGTCCAGGAACTCGATGGCGTCGGGCCAGACCGCCTCGATGTACTCCCACTCCCAGTCCGAGGCGTAGAGGTAGCCGCCCTCGTCCACGAAGCGCTCCAGGTTGGCGATTACGTCGGCGTCGGAGGCCCAATCGGTGTCGGAGCCGCAGTTCAGGAAAAGCATCTGCAAGGGTTCCAGGTTGCTCCAGTCGGCTAGGTCGGCATCGGAGAGCGTGGTGTAGTCGTAGCCCAGTTCGTCGAGAATGTCCTCGATGGAATCGAAATACCCGGGAACGACAGCGATTTCGCTGGAATCAATCTCGAGGTCGAGCCTGACGTCCTCGTCGAAGTCGCCGGGGACGTTCACGTCAGTTTCGGCGTGGAAGCCGCCCTTGGAGGCCTCCAGGAGGGCGCCGCCGTCAGGCAGCTCCTGGTCGAAGACGAACTCGCCCTCGGTATCGGTGGTCGTCGTGTAATCCGCGGCGAGTACGCCGTAGTACGTCAGCTCGACCAGCGCGCCGGCCACCGGGGTCTCGCCATCCGCGGCGTAGACGTAGCCGGAGAGGTGGTCGGGGTCGAAGCTGTCGCCGTTTCCGTCGGGGCCGGTGGTGGTGGCGCAGCCCAGGAACACTAAAAAGACCGCCAGTAAAGGTACAGTCAGTTTGTGCATGATTTTTCCTCCAGGTTTGTGGGGTGATTGTATTGCGTAAGTATAGACCCTCGCAGTGGGTTTTTCGAGGCCTCTTCACGCGCGGCCCTGGTCGCGGTAGTACCGCTTCCACCACCGCTTGAACTCGCCGGACTTTATCTTCTCCCACCATTCCTTGTTCTTCTTGTACCAGGCCACGGTCTCGCGGATTCCCTCGGCGAACTCGTGCTCCGGCTCCCAGCCCAGCTCCCGAATCTTGCCCGAGTCCAGGGCGTAGCGGTAGTCGTGGCCGGGGCGGTCGGGGACGCGCTTGAGTAGTTTTTTATCGGCGCCCACGGCGTCCAGGATGGCCCCCCCCATCTCCATCGTGTTCAGGAGGGTCCCCCCGCCGACGTTGTACGCCTCGCCGTTCTCGCCCTTTTCGATTAAAAGCAGAATCGCCCGGCAGTGGTCGCGGACGTGAATCCAGTCGCGCACCGCCTCGCCGGTGCCGTACACCGGGCAG
It encodes the following:
- a CDS encoding carboxypeptidase-like regulatory domain-containing protein, with product MHKLTVPLLAVFLVFLGCATTTGPDGNGDSFDPDHLSGYVYAADGETPVAGALVELTYYGVLAADYTTTTDTEGEFVFDQELPDGGALLEASKGGFHAETDVNVPGDFDEDVRLDLEIDSSEIAVVPGYFDSIEDILDELGYDYTTLSDADLADWSNLEPLQMLFLNCGSDTDWASDADVIANLERFVDEGGYLYASDWEWEYIEAVWPDAIEFLDLEGDGGPLWGEEGTVTGEVMRQELEDYLGSHTVDIYYNLGCWAVILDAGPGTEVLLQGDIEYYDGSAEDAPLMVDFSYGAGKVGYTTFHNEAQLDDQVRTVLVYFIFNQPEGARK